The region ATTGTCAAAAGAGCTACTGACAGTGGAGCTCTTTTTTTTACCGCGGCTGGAAATTATGCCCAGAAACACTGGCAAGGAAATTTTCAGCCGGGCACAGGTTCCGTAAATTTTCATGATTGGGTTAATGGAGATGAAACCATCAATGTGGTTCTGCAAGCAAATGATGAAATCAATGCATTTTTGTCATGGAACACTTCGGAAGGAACTTTCGATTACGATCTTTATCTTTATGACAACAATCTTACTGAATTGGCAAGAAGTGTAAATGACGGAAATAGATACGAGAAATTGACTTGGCCCAACGATAGTCCAAATGCCCAAATTTTACACCTCGCCGTATGGCGAGCCAGTGGCGGTATCACAGAATTTGAATTGATTACGACTGCGTTGAACCATACGGATGTTTGGCAAGAACACATTGTTTCTGCAAGCTCAATTTTTTCGCCGGCAAATAGCACAGAACCAAATTGCATCTCAGTCGGAGCCGTTCCTCAATTAAGATACGACTCGCCATCTGGTACCAATAATTTGATTGAGTCATATAGCAGCCGCGGCCCCACCAATTCTGGCGCAATAGCACCGGATATATGCGCCCCAACAGGAACTACAACGATAGCGTATAACGGAGCCTTTTTCGGAACAAGCGCAGCGACACCCAATGCTGCAGGTGCAGCGGCAGCGCTTTGGTCCTCTTTGCCATTGTATGTTTCCGGCGCCATTAGGCATTTGTTATTCGAGCAAGCAACAATTTACAAGGATTGGGGCACAGATGGTGATGATAATTTTTATGGTAAGGGAGGTGTTATGCTCATCCCCTTCCACACCAACACGGTTTGGGTTGATCGAAGATTTGGTCCTTTTTTTGGAATAGCAGCATGGCCCTATAATACTGTTGAACGGGCTCATGATGCAGCTAGAGAAGGAGGCCGAGTGGTTTTTTTCGGACAGAGCCATCCGGAAAAGATCACTTTGCGCAAAGAACTACTTTATGAAACAATTGGTTCAACTGCTGTTATTGGTGAACAGTAACTGAAAATATGAGGAAGTCGGTCATGAACTCGAAAAATTTATTTCTCATCGCACCTATTCTCACGGGCTTGTTTTTTGATGGCCAAGCATCCGCTCAATCCAGCCAAGTCCAGTGGTCCTCCTTCAATCAAGGCTTTGGCGCATCAAGCTCGGCTGGCACGCAAGTCTGCTCCGCCCTCGGCCAATCGTTTGTCGGATCGGCGCAAAACGCGAACTCACAAATTGCCAGCGGCTTTCTGGCACATCCCTTGATTAGCGACACCAAAACCGCCGTTGAAGAGAAAACGCAGGAAGAAAGCCAATTGCCAACCTCCTACGAGTTGGAGCAGAATTATCCTAATCCCTTCAACCCCAGCACAACGATTGCCTTTGCGCTGCCCAAGCTGTCGGAAGTCACGCTCAAGATCTTCGACGCCTCCGGCAGGGAAGTCGCGACGTTGGTGGAAGGAAGGTTGCCGGCGGGCCGGCATGAAGTTGTCTTGGATGCCAGGCCGTTTTCCAGTGGCGTGTATTTCTATCGTTTGCAGGCCGGGGATTTTTTGCAGACGCGGCGACTCACGTTGGTAAAGTGAATTTGACTTTGGATGCTTTCTTTCCAGGTCGCATGAGAGCGACCAGGAGTATGAGATTTCCTCCTCCTCCCAAACGTGGCTGTTAAACCGCCGCCCGGGAGCTGATTTATTGTCAGCCAAGCTCCTGGGCGGTTTGGTTTCAATCTGTCTCGAATCTCCTTCCTTATTTAAGATGCCATTCTGTTTTTGAGTAGTACGTTGTCCTTCATATTAGGCTATCTCAATTCCAAAAATTTCAAATATATATAGAGATAATTCGTAGCAATAAAGGTGTACAAAAGTTATTATAAAATTTAATTTACTCTTAGCGAAACTATTCTATCCTGTAATAGTAAAAGCTCAAACAATTTTAACCAGGAGTTATGATGTCGAAAAATGAAATTGCCATTCTCGGGCTGTTATCGGAATCTCCCATGCACGGGTATCAAATTCATCAGGAGATTACGCGACGCGAGATGGATTATTGGGCGAAGATCAAACTGGCGTCGATTTACACCACGCTCACGCGACTAGAAGAGGGCGGGTTGATCAAATCCGAAAAGGAAAAAGTGGGCAATACGCCGGAGCGCACGGTTTATTCGATCACCGAGAAAGGCCGTAGCGGATTGAGCGACATGGTCGAATATTTTCTGCGCGAAGACGACCGGCCGGAATGGCCGTTTGGCCTGGGCGTGGCTTTCATTCAAGGCGCGCCGCGCGAGCGCGTGCTGGCCGCGTTGCATCATCGCCGCGAAAAACTGACGCAATGTGATCTCGATTTGCACGATCATCTGATCAAACTGAAAGAGCAGATTCCCTTCAATTGGTTTTTGTTGATCGAAAACGCGCACAAACACATGAAATTGGAATTGGAATGGCTCGATCAGCTTACGGCGCAAGTGCAGGCAGAGCCGCACTGGGGTCTCGCCTGGCCGCCCGAGTTGAAGCTAAAGCATCAAAAAGCACACGAGGCCTCGACGCGCGCGCTGTCAACGAAAGCGGCATGACGCGATTGAGCCCAGGCGGCACTTGACTTTTTTTGTAACGCAGAAAACAGCCAAAAGGTTTTTGCAGTACGAAACAGCAGTGTTAAGATTGCAAACAATCATGACAGACATACAAGCTAACGGAGGAAAATTTATGTACGCATTGAAGCGCATTTTTCTTTTTTTCCTGCTTGCCGCGACGGTTTCAACGGCGGTTGCGCAGGACGCCGAACCGATCTTGGCGATGAATACGCCGGCAGCCTCGCCGAAGCCCAACGGCGCGTTTCTCACGCTGGATGATGCCGTGAAAACCGCGCTGGAAAACAACCTGTCGCTGCAGGCTGCTTCGAAAGGCGTGCGCGCTTCGCAATGGGGCGTGAAGAAAGCCTATCTCGACTATCTGCCGCAAGTCAATTTCAATCTGCAATATACGCGTTTGGATCAGGGTACGCTCGATCGCGCCAATGCCTTCTACAACTTCGTGAATGATCCGGCCAATGGCCAGTTTCTGCCGGATGAATTGCGGCGCAATGTGCGGCCGGGCGCATGGCGCAATTCCTACGGCCCCTCGGTAACCGTGCTGCAACCGATTTTCACCGGCGGCATTCTGTCTTCACAACTGGGCCTGGCGCAGGCTCTCGACGTGCGCAGCCAGGCGGGTCTTGAAGCAACGCGCCAAGACGTCATTTTCCAAACGCACAACGCTTACTTTCAGGTGCTGAAAGCGCATGAGTTGTTGGCTCTGGCAGAAGAGTCGCATCGTTCGGCGCAAGAGCATCTTTCCAATTCCAAGAAGATGCTGGAAGTCGGTTTGCGCGCGCGCAATGAAGTTTTGCGCTTCGAGGTGGCGC is a window of Cytophagia bacterium CHB2 DNA encoding:
- a CDS encoding TolC family protein, encoding MTDIQANGGKFMYALKRIFLFFLLAATVSTAVAQDAEPILAMNTPAASPKPNGAFLTLDDAVKTALENNLSLQAASKGVRASQWGVKKAYLDYLPQVNFNLQYTRLDQGTLDRANAFYNFVNDPANGQFLPDELRRNVRPGAWRNSYGPSVTVLQPIFTGGILSSQLGLAQALDVRSQAGLEATRQDVIFQTHNAYFQVLKAHELLALAEESHRSAQEHLSNSKKMLEVGLRARNEVLRFEVALATAENNLVVAQNNLELSRAGLNQVMGLNLEKEATLKPVEDFGWTAPRTLEEQTEIALRRNPGVQVMKSNVSAQQAAVGVARSGFLPKVSLAYNYSWEANDTWAFDSIKSWSLGIAASFPVFNSFQNYAGLQQQRETLQQVRKMEDDFVRVLQLQVKQASLNLGAAEKRMVITEKAVEEANENLRIVNNSYQVGLLSSLDVIDAEVSAQAAKASRIDAPFADGIR
- a CDS encoding PadR family transcriptional regulator is translated as MMSKNEIAILGLLSESPMHGYQIHQEITRREMDYWAKIKLASIYTTLTRLEEGGLIKSEKEKVGNTPERTVYSITEKGRSGLSDMVEYFLREDDRPEWPFGLGVAFIQGAPRERVLAALHHRREKLTQCDLDLHDHLIKLKEQIPFNWFLLIENAHKHMKLELEWLDQLTAQVQAEPHWGLAWPPELKLKHQKAHEASTRALSTKAA
- a CDS encoding T9SS type A sorting domain-containing protein; this encodes MRKSVMNSKNLFLIAPILTGLFFDGQASAQSSQVQWSSFNQGFGASSSAGTQVCSALGQSFVGSAQNANSQIASGFLAHPLISDTKTAVEEKTQEESQLPTSYELEQNYPNPFNPSTTIAFALPKLSEVTLKIFDASGREVATLVEGRLPAGRHEVVLDARPFSSGVYFYRLQAGDFLQTRRLTLVK